From the genome of Alcanivorax sp.:
GCAGCAGCTGTACCAGGAGTGGCTGCAGTTTGGTCGCCAGATGGGCATCCGCGACAAGGACATGCCGGCCACCACCGACGAATACTGGGCGTATCTGGATGACACCATCCGCAACCGCCTGCAGGTGAACCCGGCCACCGAGTATGTGGAACACCGGGGTCACTACACCGGTCAGCCCAAGCACCCCAAGACCACCATGTCGGACCGTCAGTGGCGCATCTACCAGTACTTCATGGGCTCGCTGACCTGGCACCTGAAGAAGGGCTTTTACCCACCGGCTTACCGGGAAGTGTTCGGCATTCGCTGGACCTGGCTGGACCAGCTGGGTTTCAAGCTGATCGGTGGCGTAATGCGCGCCCTGTGGCCCTTGCTGGACGAAAACAAACGCTGGGTGCCAGAAGCCTGGCGCGCCATCAAGGATGCCCGCGAGCATCCGGAAAACTATGGTGGTGAAGTGGGAGAAGGTCTGGCCAAGCCTGGTTGATGCTGCCCGCTTGACGCTGAAGTGACGCAACAAGCCCCGTAATCACGGGGCTTTTTTGTGGTTCAGCGTGGGTGTACGTGACGGGGCAGGAGGTTTCGTTGCCTGGCGGGGCATTTTCGTCCGGGCTGACGGTAGGGTAGTCTTGTTGTGAAAATTGCATACAGGGAAGGGTTCAGGATGAAAACGTTATTCCTGACAGGTCTGCTGGCATTGCTCAGTGTGTCTGCGCATGCGGAGTGGTCGTTGGGGCAATACCATGGTCATCCCTATGCCGGTGAGCACGGCCTCCATGATGGCGCTGCCAAGTTTGCAGTGGGCATGCTGTGCAAGCAGGAAAGTGAACAGCCCGCCTATGTGCTGGCTCACCGGCGCTTTGTCACTGCCGGTGGACCGGGCACCGATCTGGCCAGCCAGTTTGAAGCCGGTGAGGTGGCCCGGGAGTTTTATGTGGATGGCGTGCCCTATGGTGACGTGGGACCTCGCTACGGGGAGCATGATGCGAGCAACCATCTGTTGATCTTTGCCAGTGCGGTTTCGCTGAACTCGCCGATCATCAAGGCGCTGCGCAAGGGGGCGACCCTGGAGGTGGTGTACCTGGATCAGGAAGGGAGTGCCCTGTATGTATCGGATTTCTCCCTCAAGGGGTCCGCGGCCGCCATTGATCAGGTAGCGTGCCCGGACTGAACCCCTCGCCACTTTGGTCGGCTGTGGTGACCGGCAGGGCAAAGGTATAGTGTGGCTTCGCTGTTGTCCGGAGCCACGTCATGACCTTTCAGCAATATCACCCACTACCGTTTGGTATTACCCGCATTGATACCGCCATGGTCCATGAGGAGCTGGCAGCCTGCTACCTGATGGAGGCGGATGGCGCGTGCGCCATCATCGAGACCGGCACCCATCACACCGTGCCGTTGATCCTGGCCTTGCTGGATGAGAAGGGGATTGATCGCCGTACCGTCCAGTACGTGATTGCTACCCATGTGCATCTGGATCATGCCGGTGGTGTGGGCGGACTGATGGCCGCGTTGCCTGAGGCTACCCTGCTGATTCACCCACGCGGCGCACGCCATATGATCGATCCTTCAAAGCTCAAGGCCGGCGCCACGGCGGTATATGGCGAGGCCGCATTTGCCGAGCTCTACGGTGATATCATCCCGGTGGATGAACACCGGGTGCGCATCATGGACGATGGCGACGCGGTGATGCTGGCCGATCGCGAGCTGGTGTTCTATGACACCCCGGGCCATGCCCGCCATCATTTCTGTGTCCATGATCCTCTCTCGAAAGGCCTGTTCACCGGGGATACCTTCGGCCTGTCCTATCCTTCTCTGGTGACGGATAACGGCCCCTTTATCCTGCCCACCACTACGCCCGTGCAGTTTGATCCGCCTGCCTTGAAGGCTTCCATCCGCAAATTGCTGTCCTTGAACCCGGAGCGCATGTTCCTGACGCATTACGGGATGCTGGAAGATCCTGAGGAGCCGGGCCAACGACTGTTGGCCATGGTGGATGACTATGTGGCGCTGGCAGAGCAGGCAGCCAGCGGTGACAGCGAAGGGCTGATGGCCCGGCTGGAGTTGTCATTGCGGGACTACCTGTTCGGCAAGGCCCGCCAACATGGCGTGGCACTGTCCGATGAGGCGCTTGAGGGCGTGCTGGGGTTTGATATCAATCTGAACAGCCAGGGGCTGAAAGTGTGGATTGAACAGCGCCAGTCCTGAGGCCTCGGGTGAGGATTGTCTGCTCTGTTACCAGAGGCTCGAATCGCACTCTTTCCATTCAAACCCCGGCCATGAGTCTGTGCCATGCCTTGCTTTGGAGCGGGGCGGCTCGGGGTTTGGGTGCCCCATGTTCAACCCGTCACGCCCGGCCCAAAATGATCGGCGAATGACGCGACATGACCTCGAGCGCACACTGCATGCAAGGCATATTTCCTGAGGTAGGTGTTTTGCGACGGTCCGGATAGCAACAGCGTGGAGGCAACATGACCGCACAAGCCCGTCTGAACAAGGCCATTGATATCACGGTGCGAAAGCTTTCTCTGCGGCCCGGGAAGGATATCGACCGCCATTTTCACAGTGGTGACTCATTTCTGAGTGCCTTCTTTGCCGCCATGAGCAGTGTGTTCCCGGATGGCGAGCGTTTCTTTATTGATTCGGTGCGGCATTACCAAGATCAGCTGGACGATCCTGAATTGGTACTGCATGTCCGCCGTTTCATTGGCCAGGAAGCGCACCACGGACAAGAGCATGAGGCATTCAATCAATGGCTGACAGACAAGGGATACCCGGTGGGCGAGACGCTGCGGCGTTTGTCTGAGGGGCTGTCGGCGGCGCGCCAGCGCCTGTCCGCGCGTCAGCAGCTGGCCATGACGCTGGCGCTGGAGCACTTCACCGCCATTATGGCCCACCAGTTCCTGACCATGCCGGAGCTTTCGGAGAAGATGCATCCGGAAATTCGTGAACTGTTCATCTGGCATGCGGTGGAGGAAACCGAGCACAAGGCTGTGGCATTCGATGTCTACCAGAGTGTCGATGGAGGCTACTGGAACCGGGTGCTGATTATGCTGCAGGTGACCCTGATGTTCTGGATTGCGATCAGCCGAATAACCTGGCGCAATCTGAAAAGCGAAGGTAACGCTTCACTGGGCCGGATGATGCGAGGCTACTGGTGGCTGCTGGCCAAGCCGGGGCCGCTGCGCAAGCTGCTGCCAGAGTACCTGGATTATTTTCGCCCTGGATTTCACCCCTGGGATCAGGATAACCGCGAATTGATTCGGCCATTGCAGGCCCGCATGGCCAAATATGAGATATAAAGCATTCACAGGTGACCGGTGTGCGCTACCAGTCATTAATGATGAAGGCCCGCTCCCGCGGGCTTTTTTTGTGTGTCTCGGCAGAGGGTTTGGGTTGCTATACTGTGGCTTTGATTTTTCCTGAACGGATTTTTGTATGCGTGGCCTGAGCCAGGATATAAACCCCAAGCCCATCGACTGGTCCGTACTCAAAACCCTGTTTCCCTACCTGCTGGAATTTCGTACCCGGATTGCCCTGGCGGTGGGGTGTCTGGTGCTGGCCAAGCTGGCCAGTGTGGGCTTGCCGTTTATCCTCAAGCACATCGTTGATGACCT
Proteins encoded in this window:
- a CDS encoding oxygenase MpaB family protein, with protein sequence MALTDSGVDAMTQEQAVLGPDSLMWKYFGDARVLFLLPSTTTVQVAHPGIGAGVEEHSAYKEDPWGRAERSLALLWPVLYNTEAGVRDFGTRLREMHRDIKGTDFNGKKYHALNPELYTWVHITTYYGMIYLAEFNGDHLSEADKQQLYQEWLQFGRQMGIRDKDMPATTDEYWAYLDDTIRNRLQVNPATEYVEHRGHYTGQPKHPKTTMSDRQWRIYQYFMGSLTWHLKKGFYPPAYREVFGIRWTWLDQLGFKLIGGVMRALWPLLDENKRWVPEAWRAIKDAREHPENYGGEVGEGLAKPG
- a CDS encoding MBL fold metallo-hydrolase, whose translation is MTFQQYHPLPFGITRIDTAMVHEELAACYLMEADGACAIIETGTHHTVPLILALLDEKGIDRRTVQYVIATHVHLDHAGGVGGLMAALPEATLLIHPRGARHMIDPSKLKAGATAVYGEAAFAELYGDIIPVDEHRVRIMDDGDAVMLADRELVFYDTPGHARHHFCVHDPLSKGLFTGDTFGLSYPSLVTDNGPFILPTTTPVQFDPPALKASIRKLLSLNPERMFLTHYGMLEDPEEPGQRLLAMVDDYVALAEQAASGDSEGLMARLELSLRDYLFGKARQHGVALSDEALEGVLGFDINLNSQGLKVWIEQRQS
- a CDS encoding metal-dependent hydrolase, which codes for MTAQARLNKAIDITVRKLSLRPGKDIDRHFHSGDSFLSAFFAAMSSVFPDGERFFIDSVRHYQDQLDDPELVLHVRRFIGQEAHHGQEHEAFNQWLTDKGYPVGETLRRLSEGLSAARQRLSARQQLAMTLALEHFTAIMAHQFLTMPELSEKMHPEIRELFIWHAVEETEHKAVAFDVYQSVDGGYWNRVLIMLQVTLMFWIAISRITWRNLKSEGNASLGRMMRGYWWLLAKPGPLRKLLPEYLDYFRPGFHPWDQDNRELIRPLQARMAKYEI